CCGGGGATTTTAAGAGGCTGGTTATAACCCTCGACCGTGCCGGGCGCTATGCGGCGCGGGTCGCCGTACATCCGCATCAGAATTCTGCCGTGCAACGGAGCCAAGCTCCATGCCATGGAGCGAAAGATCAATCCACCCAGTGAAGAACCCAAAATGCTTGTGAGAGGAAGCCCCTGCCTCGACCAGGGATTCACCGGCGAGGCCAGAATCATGGCCTCGATGGAAATGTTCCACTCTTTCGCCATCGCAGCGGCTAACAGCGCCGCTCCGCCTCCGTGGGAGCTGCCCAGAAGAACCGCGGACTTCACTCCAACCGCCTGCATGAAGGCAAGCACATACTGCGCCAAGGAGGCCAGGTCACCTGTAAGGGCTGGATTTCTGCAGGAAAATCCTGAGCCGGGCAGATCAATGGCATAAACCCGCGCATGTCGTGCCAGCGCCTCAAGATTAAAGCGCCACGAGAACGAATATCCCAACAGACCGTGAATCAGAACCAGCGGCATGCCTTCCCCGCCGGCCAGGTAGTGTATGCGACAGCCATTAACATCTGCAAAATGCTCCTGGATCATCGGCAGATTCGAACCGGCTGGCGAGGGATTCGCAAAGGAAACGGTAGAACGCATTTCCAGGATTTTATCGAACTTTTACGACATCGCATTTGTTTTGCAAGGTTAAAAGAGTCCGTGTGAGAACTCGAAGGGGGTGTTTCATCCTTCGCGCGCCACAAAAATTGAGTTCTCGCACAGACTCTAAAAGCCAATCCCTTGCAAACGACTTGGGCTATTTCGGCAACGGGCTGCACGGCCTGGATGGGCCGATGACGCTGGA
This Terriglobales bacterium DNA region includes the following protein-coding sequences:
- a CDS encoding alpha/beta hydrolase, whose translation is MRSTVSFANPSPAGSNLPMIQEHFADVNGCRIHYLAGGEGMPLVLIHGLLGYSFSWRFNLEALARHARVYAIDLPGSGFSCRNPALTGDLASLAQYVLAFMQAVGVKSAVLLGSSHGGGAALLAAAMAKEWNISIEAMILASPVNPWSRQGLPLTSILGSSLGGLIFRSMAWSLAPLHGRILMRMYGDPRRIAPGTVEGYNQPLKIPGTLDALLRRVRNWKSDLAKIEEALPQVSDIPTLLLWGDRDGAVYLSSAQQLMERLHHVELHVIPTAGHLPYEELPEQFNQLAIEFLVRMQGSREKRQTCLQ